Part of the Sinorhizobium sp. BG8 genome, GGTGAGGGCGGCGCAATTCGTCGCGCCTCTGTCATTGCCCGGAACAATCACGAGTTGCCAAAAGCAGTCGAATGTCACAAGCTTGCTGCCATGCGGCCATAGGATCTCGCCAGCCGGAGCAGATTGCGGAACATGACAACTGCCTCTTCCCTCGAGCCTACAAACCATGGCGTCGCCAGCATCTGCCGGGGGTGCTGGGATCAGATGCGCGTGCCCATCCCAATCCGTGGTGCGCTCGCGCTTCCCTTCCGCGCGTTCGGCATCACCCGCAGCAAGATGAATCCGAACATCTGCACGATCTGCGAACGCTCCTTTCGATACGTCAAGAAACAGCGCCATATCACCGCGAGGGCAACGATCCTGTTTGCCGACATGAGGGGGTTCACCGTCCTGTCGGAGAGGATCGAAGCGGTCAGGCTCAGCGAGATCGTCAGTCTGTTCCAGGATCGGTGCGCCCAGGCGATCTGGGCTCACGACGGGATCGTCAACAAGCAGATGGGCGACGGCCTGATGGCGATCTTCAACTTTCCGATCGCGATAAAGGACCACGCAACAGCCGCCATCCTGGCGGCGATCGACATACAGCGAAACTGCTCCGCAGCGCTCGACGCCCTGAACGCGAGCCTCGGCGGCTTGCCGGGCCAGGTGCCCGGCGTCGGCATCGGCATCCATACGGGCGATGTCGAGATCGGCGAGTTTTCGAGCTTTCGAAGCGATTTCACCGCAATCGGCGGTGCGGTCAATCTGGCCGCAAGACTCGAATCCCAGGCAGGCGCGGGCGAGATCCTGGTATCGGCAGCCAGTGCGGCCGAGGCTCCGGGCCTCGTTGCCGATACCGAAGCGCGCCTGCTTTCGCTGAAGGGCATAGAACAACCCGTTGAGGCGAGGGTGCTTGTGAAGAGCTGATCGGGATCCGGCGGAAGGACGAGGGCAGGATGGGGGGAGAATTGCTTTCGGTTCCGGAACAAGGGTTTGCGTCAAGACAGGGAAGTACAGCGTGAAGGGTGGGCCCGAACAACGTGGCACGCCTCCGTCGCTGTCCGGCGTTGCATCGGGTGGAACTGCAAGAAGGAGAGCAGGCAATGATCCGCATGGGCAAAAAGTACAGCCATTTGATCCACGGTCTCGGCTGCGGCTGCCTCTCGCCCGAGGTCCAGCAGGCATCGCGTCGGCTGGATGATCTCACGCGAAGGGGGCTCCTGGCCGGCATGGGTGCGGCCGTGTTTGCCGCCGGCAGCCCGCGGCTCGGCCTCGCGCAGTCCTCATCCCCCACGCCTAAGATCCTTTTTAGGCAGGCGAGGCTCTTCGACGGTACATCCTCTACGCTTCGGCCGAACGTACAGTTGCTGGTCGAGGGAAACAGGATCGTTTCCATCGACACGACGAACAACCCGCCGCCGGCCGACGCGACGGTGATCGACTGCGCGGATCGCGTCCTCATCCCGGGCCTGATCGACGTGCACTGGCACACGCTCTTTGCGGCGGTTCCCGCGCTCGTCGCCTCGACGGGCGAACCCGGTTTGATCTTCACGGCATCGACGGCAGAAGCCGAGCGCACGCTTCTTCGCGGCTTCACCACGGTGCGCGATCTCGGCGGGCCGGTCTTCACCTTCAAGCAGGCGGTCGACAACGGCACGATACCGGGTCCGCGCATCTATCCCTCCGGCGCCTTCATCACGACGTCGGGCGGCCACGGCGATCTGCGCATGCTCTCGGAGATCCCGCGAAGCCCCGGTGAGCTCAGCAGTGTCGAGGAGTTCGGAGGCGCGATGATCGCCGACAGCATCGGCGAGGTACAGCTTCGCGTTCGCGAACAGTTGCTGCAGGGCGCCTCACAGGTCAAGATCGTCGGCGGCGGAGGCGTTTCGTCGCCGCGAAGCCCCCTCGACATGACGACGTTCAGCCTCGAGGATCTCACTGCCGCAGTCGCAGTGGCCAAGGACTGGAACACCTATGCGACCGTCCATGCCTATACCCCGCGGACCATCCAGCGCGCCCTGGCCGCGGGTGCCGCCTGCATCGAGCACGCGCATCTGATGGATGAGGAGACGGCAAAGCTCATCGCCGACAAGGGGGTGTGGCTCAGCATCCAGCCGTTCCTCTCGGTGGAGGACTCGGTGCCTCTGACGGGACCGTCCGCAGAGAGGCTGCACCAGGTATTTGCAGGCACGCTTGTCGCTTACGAGCTTGCGCGCAAGTACAACATCAAGACCGCCTGGGGCTCGGACATGCTGTTTTCGCCCGAGATGACCGCGCGCCAGGGAACGATGCTGACGCATCTCTCCCGCTGGTACACCAATGCCGAAGTGCTGCGGGCCGCGACCTCGACCAATGCGGAACTCCTGGCGCTCTCCGGCCCGCGCAACCCCTATCCGGGCAAGCTCGGTGTGCTGGAGGCAGGTGCATTTGCGGACATGCTCGTCGTCGACGGAAATCCCCTTGATGACATCAACCTCCTCAACGACCCCGACAAGAGCCTCGCGGTCATCATGAAGGACGGCAGGATCTACAAGAACACGCTGGGCACGTAGGGTTTGGCGACAGGCCCTCGCATCAGGCTGAGGAGATCTGAGGGGATCGATTGA contains:
- a CDS encoding adenylate/guanylate cyclase domain-containing protein — encoded protein: MTTASSLEPTNHGVASICRGCWDQMRVPIPIRGALALPFRAFGITRSKMNPNICTICERSFRYVKKQRHITARATILFADMRGFTVLSERIEAVRLSEIVSLFQDRCAQAIWAHDGIVNKQMGDGLMAIFNFPIAIKDHATAAILAAIDIQRNCSAALDALNASLGGLPGQVPGVGIGIHTGDVEIGEFSSFRSDFTAIGGAVNLAARLESQAGAGEILVSAASAAEAPGLVADTEARLLSLKGIEQPVEARVLVKS
- a CDS encoding amidohydrolase family protein, with the translated sequence MIRMGKKYSHLIHGLGCGCLSPEVQQASRRLDDLTRRGLLAGMGAAVFAAGSPRLGLAQSSSPTPKILFRQARLFDGTSSTLRPNVQLLVEGNRIVSIDTTNNPPPADATVIDCADRVLIPGLIDVHWHTLFAAVPALVASTGEPGLIFTASTAEAERTLLRGFTTVRDLGGPVFTFKQAVDNGTIPGPRIYPSGAFITTSGGHGDLRMLSEIPRSPGELSSVEEFGGAMIADSIGEVQLRVREQLLQGASQVKIVGGGGVSSPRSPLDMTTFSLEDLTAAVAVAKDWNTYATVHAYTPRTIQRALAAGAACIEHAHLMDEETAKLIADKGVWLSIQPFLSVEDSVPLTGPSAERLHQVFAGTLVAYELARKYNIKTAWGSDMLFSPEMTARQGTMLTHLSRWYTNAEVLRAATSTNAELLALSGPRNPYPGKLGVLEAGAFADMLVVDGNPLDDINLLNDPDKSLAVIMKDGRIYKNTLGT